TGCTTGAGGGCGAGCCAGACCTTATCGCAAACTTGGCAAACGCCTCTGCATTGCTTTATCAATTTCTTGGCGATGTAAACTGGGCTGGTTTTTACTTGGCAAAAGACGGAGAACTTGTTTTGGGACCGTTTCAAGGTCTTCCGGCATGCGTCAGAATTCCCTTTACTAAAGGGGTATGCGGGAGTGCCTATTCAAATAATAGGATCGAAAGAATAGATGATGTCCACGCTTTTCCGGGCCATATCGCCTGCGATGCAGCGTCGCAATCCGAAATCGTTCTGCCCATTTTGAAAAACGGTGAAATCATCGGCGTATTAGATATTGACAGCCCGATAAAAAGCCGCTTTACTGAAACGGACGAACACTATTTACAAGCATTTGTGCAAAAGCTGGAAGCATTCATTTAATAAGAAAAGGCATGGACTAGAAATTGTTTCATTTCTTTAGTTCATGCCTTTTCTTCATATTGATCAAAAACGACCATCTTGTTCTTTCCATTCCGTTTTGCGGTATAGAGAGCTTCATCAGCTTGTTGGAACAGGGTTTGCAGCGGCTTCATTAACTCCTCTGACCAATAGGAAACACCTACTGATATCGTGACCGCAGGATTTGTGCTTTTTCTTACTGCTTGAATTAACCGCTTTGCTACCTTTATTCCAGTCGGCAATTCAGCATGCGGAAGATAGATAGCAAGCTCTTCACCGCCCCACCTTGCCCCTACATCATGGTCGCGAATATTTTCATGAATCACACCTGCAACCTGAATCAGAATATTGTCACCCGTTTGATGGCCGTAAGTATCATTGATCTTTTTAAAATTGTCAATGTCGATCAAAATAAACGTGCCGCTATTATCGTATTTCATGCTGTAGTTGATTTTCTCCTCAAGATAGCTTCTGGAGTAAAGTTCCGTCAACTTGTCCGTTTTTACAAGGTATTCAAGCTTATCTCTCAACATCGAATTTGTTACCGCTAACGTGGAGTGATGAATTAACGATTGAAAAAGCTTGAACATATCAAATGTAAATGCGTAGACCTGCCTCTTCAAGGCGATTGCGTAGCCCCGGAATTTGGAATTCTCGATCATCGGGACACTCATCATAGAACCGTAGCCATTTTTACCGAACACAGCCTTGCCATTTCCAACAAAGACTCCGTTATGTTCTTCTGAAAGCTTATTGCTGACAAATTGGACATACGGTTGAGCCGCTTTTGTCTGAAAGAAAAATGAGCTTCCCGGCAAGCCTTTTGTTTCGCCCAGATGATCAATATAAAAAAAACCCACCTCATCTGCATCAAAATAATCAATCATCCGTTTGCTAAGGTCTTTCATTGTTTCGGATAATCGTAATGTCTTATTCAATTGATGTGATGTTTCATTAATCAGGCGTAAATTTTTTATTATGGTTTGAGATTGCTCATACAAACGTGCATTTTCAAATGCTTTACCCGCCGCTTCAGTTACTATTAAAATAGAGGATATCATTTCATCCGCGAATGCAGTGCCATTCCCCGTATTGACATAAAGTACTCCGTAGATCCCCTGCAGCCCTTTAATCGGCAAGTAAGCGGACGATTGATCTTCATACTTTATTTCCCCCGACAGGTAAGCATCTAGTGCAACTGAGTTTGTCTCATCGTCTTCAAAGCTAAGCACTCTCGCAGGGATTTTTATGTTTTGATCCTGATCGTGTGAAATCAACAATAAAAAAGAAAGATCCGGAAAAATATGCTTTAGTTTTTCTACGAGCGCCTTCAGCACATCTTCCTTCTGCATAAGAGAGTGAAACAATTCGGTTAGCACAAACATTTGCTTTTGACGGTTATTTTCCTTGTTCGTTTTTTCATGGTGATAGCAATTGTTTAAAAAGCTCTCAATTAATGAGAGAAGACCAGATGGAATTGTTTCCCCGTCATCTGTACGCAGTGAAAAACAGCCATTCGATTCTTTAAGCTGTCCAGCCAGCTGTTGTGCTGAAAGCTGGTTATTTTCCACATCTGCTCGTTGCAAATCATTAGAAGACTCTGATAATATCATCGGTAATGGCGAGTATATTGTTTTCAATGCTACTGCAAGCCAATGAAAAGCTTCTTCATAAGTTTGATCATCCGGCCGTTTTAATAGGAAATCCAGCATGCGCTGCTTTAGAGCAGCTGTTTTTTCATTTAGTTGCTTGTTCATTGTCTATACCACCTGAAATCGTCCAATAATGATTGATTCTCTCGTTCATTCTACAGTAACTATATCACAAAATGTAACTATCAAAGTGGTTGACTTACGCATTTATAAATTATATAATCGAATTTGTGTGAAATATTGCAGCCTTTTTGTTCGGCATCGATGTGGCATGTTGTTCCTTATCGATTTCGTAAGGTGTATCTTGTAACTCTCTGCTGCTGGAGCGAGGATACATGAAAACATCATGTGCATGGTTGATTGTAACAAACGGTTTTTATTTTCCACAAAATAAAACCAAAGGAGGAGTCATTATGGCTCGTTATACAGGTCCTAGCTGGAAAATTTCCCGCCGTTTGGGAATTTCTCTTAGCGGAACAGGAAAAGAATTAGAAAAACGCCCTTATGCTCCAGGTCCCCACGGTCCCGGACAGCGTAAAAAATTATCAGAATATGGATTGCAATTGCAAGAGAAGCAAAAGCTTCGCCATATGTATGGTGTGAATGAACGTCAATTCCGCACTTTATTTGATAAAGCCGGCAAAATGGCTGGTAAGCACGGGGAAAACTTCATGATTCTTTTGGATCAACGTTTAGATAACATCGTTTATCGATTAGGTTTGGCACGTACTCGCCGCCAAGCACGCCAATTGGTAAACCATGGCCATGTGCTTGTTGACGGAAGCCGCGTTGATATCCCGTCTTACCAAGTAAAACCGGGACAAACAATCAGCCTTCGTGAAAAATCACAAAATCTAACTGCTGTTAGAGAAGCGCTTGAAGTAAGCAATTTCGTACCAGAATATGTTTCTTTTGACGCTGAAAAGCTTGAAGGCACACTTACTCGCCTTCCAGAGCGTTCAGAGCTTGCACCTGAAATCAATGAAGCTTTGATCGTTGAGTTCTACTCACGTTAAGCTTTTGATCACATGAACAAAACCCTAGAAGTTGAGCATCTCAACATTCTAGGGTTTTTATTTTCATTTACTGCCTTATAAACTATTCTTTTCGTATCAACTTTATAAGTAAAAAACCACCACCTTTTACAAAACTAAAAAAGGTGGTGGTTTTTTCGTTTATTTATAAATAACCAGAAAATATTTCTTTTTCCCGCGGCGCAGGACGGTAAATTTATTTTCAATTTTATCCTCTTCAGAAAGAACATATCCGACTTCAGTTTGTTTTTCGCCATTAATAGAAACGGCACCGTTAGAAATGTCCTCTCTCGCCTGGCGCTTGGACGGGGAAAGCTTTGATTCAACCAATATGTCTACGAGTGACTGTCCTTCTTCAGATGCATCGCGTTCAAGTGACGGCACTCCTTTGAAGCCCTGCTCTATTTCCTCTGCGGAAAGTTTTTTAATATCTCCGGCAAAAAGGGCATTGGAAATACGGATCGCTTGATTTAAAGCTTCTTCTCCATGAACCAAAGTGGTTACTTCTTCAGCCAGCTTTTTTTGCGCCTCTCTTTTTTCCGGCGCTTCTTCTACGCTTTTTTCAAGTTCTTCAATTTCTTCATGAGAAAGGAAGCTGAAGTATTTCAAGTATTTGACGACGTCACGGTCATCGGTGTTAATCCAGAATTGGTAAAATTCATATGGCGACGTTTTTTCTTTGTCGAGCCAGATGGCATGACCTTCTGTTTTTCCAAACTTCGTTCCATCTGCTTTTGTCACAAGTGGCATCGTCAAGCCGAACGCCTTGGCATTTTCTTCAGATTTTCTAATTAATTCAAGACCGGCTGTTATATTACCCCACTGATCGCTGCCGCCGATTTGCAGCTTACAACTGTTGTTTCTGTACAAATTTAAAAAATCGAGGGATTGCAAAATCATGTAGCTGAATTCAGTGTACGAGATTCCCGTTTCAATTCTTGAAGATACGGTATCCTTCGCCAGCATGTAGTTTATCCCGAAGTTTTTACCAACATCCCTTAAAAAGCTGATGACACTCATATTGCCGATCCAGTCAAAATTATTGACAACAGCAGCCGGATTTTCTTCATGTTCAAAATCTAAAAACCGAGAAAGCTGGCCTTTAATTTTATCCGACCACTCCAGGACAATATCCTCACTGTTTAGTGTTCGCTCCGCTTTTTTCCCGCTCGGATCTCCAATAAGCCCCGTCGCTCCGCCTACGAGCGCAATCGGTTGATGGCCTGCAAGCTGAAAGCGGCGGAGAGTCAAGATCGGCAGCAGGTGGCCGATATGAAGGCTGTCCCCTGTAGGATCAAAACCGGAATACAAACTCACTTTTTCATCCTGGAGCAATTTATTTAATCCTTCTTCATCGGTAAGCTGCTGAATTAACCCTCGTTTCGATAAATCGTTCAACAAATCTGTCATCTTTAAACTCCTCCTATGATCTTTCCTTACTAACCACGCAAAAAAGCCCCTTCGTAAAATACGAAGGGACGATCATTTATCGCGGTACCACCCTACTGAAAAGAATGAATAGCCATTCTTAACACTCAATTACGATAACGGAATGCTTCCGTTCTTTTACTAATAAGGCATCGCCTGTTCGTCAAAGCGGTTCATGAGGGTAATTCAATTCATTTATATGCACTGATTTTCACCAACCATCAGCTCTCTTAAACAGGGATAATGAATTTACTTCTCTCAATCAAAACCTTTAACCATATTTAGCTAAACTCTTTTTACCACACATCCATCCTTTTTGTCAATTCCTCTATCTATTCCATATCTGTCTGATTTATTTGCATAGCTGTTGGTTAGGCGAACTTTACTTCTGTATATTCAGGTATCCTGCCATATCGTACCACAATAGCAATTTGTGACTAAAAAAATTGCATGTTAGAATACTACCCATTGTGGGTATATAGAAAGAGATACATCATGTAGATATTGATACTATCATTTATCCCATATGTTGTATCAAGCTGGTTCAATTACATACAGGAGGTGTTTAATCATTCAGGACTTTTTTAATTATTTTGCAGAAAATTATCAATTTATCTTAGGCTACACCTGGGAGCACATCCAATTAGTCGGTATTGCAATCGTTATTGCCATTCTCATTGGCGTCCCTCTAGGTATTTATTGTACCGTAAATAAATACTTAGCTTCTACAATTCTTCAAACCGCCTCAATTTTGATGACAATTCCGAGCATTGCTTTATTCGGTATTATGATTCCAGTGCTATCGATTATTAACGAAGGAATCGGTACTTTGCCCGCGGTAATTGCGCTCGTTTTGTATTCTCAGCTGCCAATTATCCGTAACACCTACACCGCTATTAACAATGTTGATCCTAATCTGCGTGACGCAGCAAAAGGAATAGGGTTAACAACTGCAGAGCGGTTATGGAAAGTGGAGCTCCCGAACGCGATGCCGCTTATTATGGCCGGTGTCAGAACGGCGACTGTACTTAATATTGGAGTTGGAGCTATCGCTACCCTTATTGGGGCAGGAGGATTAGGAGGAATTATCTACCAGGGTATTTTGCGCTCAGACAATACGCTAGTACTCGCTGGCGCCGTAGCAGTTTCGATCTTAGCATTAATCGCAGACCTTATTTTGCGGTGGATTCAAAACTTATTTACACCAAAAGGATTAAAAAACTAGTGTGAGGTGACTTTATGATTAGTTTTAATGATGTAACTAAAGTATACGGAGATACAACAGTAATTGAAAACATGAATTTCACAATAGAAGACGGACAATTTGTCATTATGCTCGGACCTTCTGGTTCAGGGAAAACAACGCTGTTACGCATGGTTAACCAATTAGAGTCAATTACAGACGGAGATATTTTAGTAAACGGAAAAAGCGTGAAGAAATCAAATAAGATTCAAATGCGCAGGAATATAGGCTATGTTATTCAAAGCAACGGACTTTTCCCAAATATGAATATCGAAGACAACGTGATGATCGTTCCAGGGCTTCTTGGCTGGGATCGAAAAAAGAAACGTGATCGCTTTAATATGCTTATGGATCTTGCCGGTTTAAGTCCGGATGAATACCGTCATCGGTACCCCCATGAACTCTCCGGCGGTCAGCAGCAGCGAATCGGTGTTGTAAGGGCACTTGCTGCAGACCCTCCTATCATGCTGATGGATGAACCATTCGGCGCACTCGATCCGATCATCCGCAACCATCTGCAGGACGAATTTTTACAAATTCAGCGGGAACTGAAGAAAACAATCCTTTTTGTCAGCCATGACGTCGACGAAGCGGTAAAAATGGCAGACAAAATTGCCTTGCTGAAAGACGGGAAAATGATGCAATACGACGAGCCAGTCAAAATGCTGAATAAACCAAAAAATTCATTTGTAGCGGATTTTGTCGGTCAGGACCGTGTTTTGAAAAGCATGAGCCTTTATTCCGTAAAAGATCTAGCCGACGCATTGACACTGAAGGCTCCGTTCGAATCTCCCGATGTAAAAAACATCAATGAGAACCTATCGCTTCGCGTTGCCATTTCCATGCTGCTAAATCAAGAGGCTGACCAGCTGATTGTGGAAGACGAACAAGGTGCGAACAAAGGCAGCTTAACGCTTGATCTGATTGAACTGTTTCTTCATCGTGAAGTGAAAGAAAGTGTGTAAAGGAGGAACAGCAAATGGATAAGATAAACAAGCGTATTGCTTTAGTGGTAAAAATTATTTTCTGGGCGCTGCTTGTATTATTTTTCTTCTGGGCATTTTCCAATAACATGTTCAGTCAAATCGCTAAATCTCCTGATCAATTTACGAAATTGTTAGGGCAGCATCTAACAATTGTGCTCGTTTCAGGAGCAGCAGCCGTATTGGTGGCGGTTCCGCTCGGAATCTTTGTCACCAGGCCGAAATTCCGCAAATCTGAGTGGTTCGTGATTGGAATTGCCAATTTGGGCCAGACTATCCCCAGCTTAGCTATTCTTGCCCTCGCGATGGGATTTATAGGTATTGGGATACCAGCAGCAATCATTGCATTATTCGTGTACTCTTTGCTGCCGATTATCCAAAACACGATTGCGGGAATTGATTCTGTAGATCCAGATACGATTGATGCTGCGCATGGGATGGGATTAACTCCAAGACAAATTCTTTGGAGAATCGAAATGCCAAATGCTCTCATATCGATCTTAGCTGGAATAAGAACTGCACTTGTAATCAATATTGGTACTGCCGCGCTTGCTTACCTCGTTGGCGCCGGCGGACTCGGGGTATGGATTTTCACCGGTATTCGACTATTCGATAACTCTTTTCTTATTTCAGGAGCAGTTCCTGTGACATTGCTTGCCATCCTCATCGATTTTCTGTTCAGATGGCTTGAATTCATATTGGTGCCGAAAGGACTGCGTCTTGCTAAAAAGGCTCAAAACGCATAGGGAAAGGAGTTTGCCAACTATAATGATAAAAAAATTAATAGGAATAGCACTGTCTCTTGCCTTACTAATCGCTTTGACCTCGTGTTCTCCTGGGGGAAAAACCGTCACAGTTGGTGCAAAGACCTTTACCGAACAGCTTATACTTGAAAAAATGACCACCTTCATCCTGCAAAAAGAAGGTTTCAGAGTTGAAGAAATTCAGAACTTGGGAAGCTCGGCAATGCGGCAGGCTTTGACAACGCAGCAGATTGACATGACATGGGAATACGTAGGAACTGCACTCGTAACCTATCTCGGAGAGGATCCTATCGTTGACAAGAATGAGGCGATGAAGCGTGTCCAAGAGCTGGATAAAAAGAATAAGATTTCTTGGACAAATTTAACCGAGGCAAATAACACATATGTTATGGCAGTGAAGCCAGAGCTTGCGGAAAAACTAGGATTAGAAACATTAAGTGATCTAGCTAAATATGTCAAAGAACATCCAAATGAGCTGACATTTGGCATGGAAACAGAATTTGCAAATCGGCCGGACGGATTACCCGGATTAGAAAAAGCATACAATTTTGATCTGCCAAACAATCAACAAAGAGAGATGGAGGTAGGCCTTTATTATTCTGCGATTGCCAATGATGAAATTGACGTAACAGAAGGGTACTCTACCGATGGGCAGATAGAGGAACAAAACTTAAAGATTTTAAAAGACGACCGGGCTTTCTTCCCTTCCTATAACGTAGCTTTATCCATCAATCAGGAAACACTCGATCAATACCCCGAGATCGAAAAAATACTTCAGCCATTAGAAGAAAAATTGACGAGTGACTCATTGCGCCAATTAAACTATAAGGTTGACGTAGAAGGACAAAGCGTTGAGCGTGTTGCACAAGATTTCCTAGAAGAAAATAATCTGTTAGACTAAAATACCGAAGGCTCGCCATCATAAATGGCGAGCCTTTTCTTTTCCATGAAAAAAGCACCAATTGAAAAGAAGCAGTCGCTAAATTCGTTCAAAATTAGACAAATCGGCCCAAAATAAACGATAAAATATGATATACTAAACTGGATTTCGGGGGGTATAAAAGTATGAAAAACATGTATGATTCTATTAAAAAGCTATTGAAAAAACACAATATCGCAAACCGCCTTGCGCTTACATATTCGGTTGCATGGAATCTGACTTTATTATTTTTTATTATCGGCGTGGTGGTCTTTTGTTTTACGCTTGGAGCAGGAGGCGGGTATTTTGCTTCTTTAGTGAAGGATGAACCGATTCGAAGCTATGCAGATATGGAGAAAAGCATCCATGATTTTGAGCAGACCTCGGAGGTTTATTTTGCTGATCAAAAATATCTTGGAAAGGTCCGAACTGATGTTGATCGCGAAAAAGCAGACCTAGACCAAATCTCACCTCATCTTATTCATGCGGTTATCTCCACAGAGGACAAGATGTTTTATGAACATCACGGTGTTGTTCCTAAGGCTATTGTCCGCGCCATGCTTCAAGAAGCGACTGGCTCGTCCGTTCAAACTGGCGGGAGTACGTTAACCCAGCAGCTCATAAAAAACCAATTCCTCACAAATGAAACATCTTTTGATAGGAAAGCGAAAGAGATTATGCTTGCGCTCCGGCTTGAGAAATATTTCAAAAAAGATGAAATTCTTCAAGCTTATTTAAATGTGGCCGATTTTGGCAGAAACAGCTCAGGCAGAAACATTGCTGGTGTACAAACAGCTGCGCAGGGACTTTTTGGCGTCGATGCGAGTAAATTATCAATTCCACAAGCGGCTTTTATTGCCGGGCTGCCGCAAAGCCCATACGGCTATACGCCTTTTACCAATAAAGGAGAAATAAAAGAGGACTTAAGCCCCGGATTAAATCGTATGAAAACCGTGCTTCAGAGGATGAAGGATAGTGGGTTTATTTCGGATAAGGAATATCAAGATGCTTTAAGATTCAATTTAGCTTCCTCGCTAACGAAATCAGACAAGTCGATGAACGAGAAGTATCCTTTTCTCACCAATGAGATTGAGTCCCGTGCGAGAAACATTCTTATGGACCAAATGGCTAAAGCAGATGAGATTACAAAAGAAGAGCTAGCAAAAAGTGATGATTTATATAATGTATATTATAAAAAAGCCGACACAGCCTTACGAAATAATGGCTATAGAATCTATACAACGGTTGATCAAGCCATTTATGACAATATGAATCAAATAGCGAAAGACTTTGAGTATTATGGAACCGTCAGAGCGGTGATGAAAAAAGACCTTAACACCGGAAAATATGTAAAAGTCAAGGAGCCGGTCGAAACGGGTGCAGTGCTCATTCAAAACAAGACAGGGCGGATTCTCAGCTTTGTCGGAGGACGCGACTATAACAGGGAGCAAATTAATCACGCCACCCGCTCCGTCAGGCAAAATGGCTCATCAATGAAACCGCTTCTCGATTATGCACCGGCGATGGAGCAAGGGATTGTCCAGCCGGGAAGTGTGGTTGCTGATGTTCC
This window of the Bacillus gobiensis genome carries:
- a CDS encoding glycine betaine ABC transporter substrate-binding protein, whose protein sequence is MIKKLIGIALSLALLIALTSCSPGGKTVTVGAKTFTEQLILEKMTTFILQKEGFRVEEIQNLGSSAMRQALTTQQIDMTWEYVGTALVTYLGEDPIVDKNEAMKRVQELDKKNKISWTNLTEANNTYVMAVKPELAEKLGLETLSDLAKYVKEHPNELTFGMETEFANRPDGLPGLEKAYNFDLPNNQQREMEVGLYYSAIANDEIDVTEGYSTDGQIEEQNLKILKDDRAFFPSYNVALSINQETLDQYPEIEKILQPLEEKLTSDSLRQLNYKVDVEGQSVERVAQDFLEENNLLD
- a CDS encoding ABC transporter permease: MLYQAGSITYRRCLIIQDFFNYFAENYQFILGYTWEHIQLVGIAIVIAILIGVPLGIYCTVNKYLASTILQTASILMTIPSIALFGIMIPVLSIINEGIGTLPAVIALVLYSQLPIIRNTYTAINNVDPNLRDAAKGIGLTTAERLWKVELPNAMPLIMAGVRTATVLNIGVGAIATLIGAGGLGGIIYQGILRSDNTLVLAGAVAVSILALIADLILRWIQNLFTPKGLKN
- a CDS encoding sensor domain-containing diguanylate cyclase, coding for MNKQLNEKTAALKQRMLDFLLKRPDDQTYEEAFHWLAVALKTIYSPLPMILSESSNDLQRADVENNQLSAQQLAGQLKESNGCFSLRTDDGETIPSGLLSLIESFLNNCYHHEKTNKENNRQKQMFVLTELFHSLMQKEDVLKALVEKLKHIFPDLSFLLLISHDQDQNIKIPARVLSFEDDETNSVALDAYLSGEIKYEDQSSAYLPIKGLQGIYGVLYVNTGNGTAFADEMISSILIVTEAAGKAFENARLYEQSQTIIKNLRLINETSHQLNKTLRLSETMKDLSKRMIDYFDADEVGFFYIDHLGETKGLPGSSFFFQTKAAQPYVQFVSNKLSEEHNGVFVGNGKAVFGKNGYGSMMSVPMIENSKFRGYAIALKRQVYAFTFDMFKLFQSLIHHSTLAVTNSMLRDKLEYLVKTDKLTELYSRSYLEEKINYSMKYDNSGTFILIDIDNFKKINDTYGHQTGDNILIQVAGVIHENIRDHDVGARWGGEELAIYLPHAELPTGIKVAKRLIQAVRKSTNPAVTISVGVSYWSEELMKPLQTLFQQADEALYTAKRNGKNKMVVFDQYEEKA
- a CDS encoding ABC transporter ATP-binding protein, with product MISFNDVTKVYGDTTVIENMNFTIEDGQFVIMLGPSGSGKTTLLRMVNQLESITDGDILVNGKSVKKSNKIQMRRNIGYVIQSNGLFPNMNIEDNVMIVPGLLGWDRKKKRDRFNMLMDLAGLSPDEYRHRYPHELSGGQQQRIGVVRALAADPPIMLMDEPFGALDPIIRNHLQDEFLQIQRELKKTILFVSHDVDEAVKMADKIALLKDGKMMQYDEPVKMLNKPKNSFVADFVGQDRVLKSMSLYSVKDLADALTLKAPFESPDVKNINENLSLRVAISMLLNQEADQLIVEDEQGANKGSLTLDLIELFLHREVKESV
- a CDS encoding transglycosylase domain-containing protein, which codes for MKNMYDSIKKLLKKHNIANRLALTYSVAWNLTLLFFIIGVVVFCFTLGAGGGYFASLVKDEPIRSYADMEKSIHDFEQTSEVYFADQKYLGKVRTDVDREKADLDQISPHLIHAVISTEDKMFYEHHGVVPKAIVRAMLQEATGSSVQTGGSTLTQQLIKNQFLTNETSFDRKAKEIMLALRLEKYFKKDEILQAYLNVADFGRNSSGRNIAGVQTAAQGLFGVDASKLSIPQAAFIAGLPQSPYGYTPFTNKGEIKEDLSPGLNRMKTVLQRMKDSGFISDKEYQDALRFNLASSLTKSDKSMNEKYPFLTNEIESRARNILMDQMAKADEITKEELAKSDDLYNVYYKKADTALRNNGYRIYTTVDQAIYDNMNQIAKDFEYYGTVRAVMKKDLNTGKYVKVKEPVETGAVLIQNKTGRILSFVGGRDYNREQINHATRSVRQNGSSMKPLLDYAPAMEQGIVQPGSVVADVPYSTTGGYTPGNYDGSYHGLVTVRNALQNSYNIPAVKTFMKNQANNPVQYLNKMGFTSLQEEDYTGFPSLSLGGLTTGVSVEENVNAYTTFANGGKFIDAYMIEKIESADGDVIYQHKSKPVDIFTPQTAYLTLDMMRDVISNGTARSMNSYLNFSSDFAGKTGTSNFYHDAWFVASNPSVTFGTWIGYDTPKALDISYKGINYGNRNVLLWSRLMNGAYKANPDLVQTNERFKQPNGLVRKSYCTLTGKLPSSLCQKADLVSSDLFNSKYAPNQVDDSLTEGKFVYMDGKAYKVPKNAPREFVKTGYLLKENALDSMGIHSLKELKRFSGEKFSSIVISANRELKDDGGNPATIPHVSWNNQQITWSKSASNDVIGYRVYRVAENGAKQLVAKPSAQDTLSAKAGDGQFVVVAVDVAGKESAPSQLVGQKKEEKKNDNEKKEKEKPKDTGST
- the tyrS gene encoding tyrosine--tRNA ligase, whose translation is MTDLLNDLSKRGLIQQLTDEEGLNKLLQDEKVSLYSGFDPTGDSLHIGHLLPILTLRRFQLAGHQPIALVGGATGLIGDPSGKKAERTLNSEDIVLEWSDKIKGQLSRFLDFEHEENPAAVVNNFDWIGNMSVISFLRDVGKNFGINYMLAKDTVSSRIETGISYTEFSYMILQSLDFLNLYRNNSCKLQIGGSDQWGNITAGLELIRKSEENAKAFGLTMPLVTKADGTKFGKTEGHAIWLDKEKTSPYEFYQFWINTDDRDVVKYLKYFSFLSHEEIEELEKSVEEAPEKREAQKKLAEEVTTLVHGEEALNQAIRISNALFAGDIKKLSAEEIEQGFKGVPSLERDASEEGQSLVDILVESKLSPSKRQAREDISNGAVSINGEKQTEVGYVLSEEDKIENKFTVLRRGKKKYFLVIYK
- a CDS encoding GAF domain-containing protein — protein: MFHVEKYEGNLEEKYNMVIKQLEALLEGEPDLIANLANASALLYQFLGDVNWAGFYLAKDGELVLGPFQGLPACVRIPFTKGVCGSAYSNNRIERIDDVHAFPGHIACDAASQSEIVLPILKNGEIIGVLDIDSPIKSRFTETDEHYLQAFVQKLEAFI
- the rpsD gene encoding 30S ribosomal protein S4, encoding MARYTGPSWKISRRLGISLSGTGKELEKRPYAPGPHGPGQRKKLSEYGLQLQEKQKLRHMYGVNERQFRTLFDKAGKMAGKHGENFMILLDQRLDNIVYRLGLARTRRQARQLVNHGHVLVDGSRVDIPSYQVKPGQTISLREKSQNLTAVREALEVSNFVPEYVSFDAEKLEGTLTRLPERSELAPEINEALIVEFYSR
- a CDS encoding ABC transporter permease — protein: MDKINKRIALVVKIIFWALLVLFFFWAFSNNMFSQIAKSPDQFTKLLGQHLTIVLVSGAAAVLVAVPLGIFVTRPKFRKSEWFVIGIANLGQTIPSLAILALAMGFIGIGIPAAIIALFVYSLLPIIQNTIAGIDSVDPDTIDAAHGMGLTPRQILWRIEMPNALISILAGIRTALVINIGTAALAYLVGAGGLGVWIFTGIRLFDNSFLISGAVPVTLLAILIDFLFRWLEFILVPKGLRLAKKAQNA